A region of the Zootoca vivipara chromosome 3, rZooViv1.1, whole genome shotgun sequence genome:
AGGATGCAAAATTCTGTTAATATGAATAGAATTATAAGACCCAAGACAACAATGTGGCTTGGCTTTGCTAACCTGAAAAGGCAGCGCCATTCTGACACATTCAAAAAGTGTTGTTGGGAGAAGTGTCCCCCAGGTGATTGTCTTAAGATACAGTAAACTAAGGATGAGGAGTCTGTGGCCCTCGAGGTTGCTGGACCTTAACTCCTGATCACTGGCAACAATGGCTGGGGCTTAtgagagtccaacaatatcagaaGGACTACAAACTCTCATCCCTGTAAGTACACAGAAAAAgcatatacacatatacaaaaGCTTATACTAACAAATAAATATTGCTCATTGGCGGAcaatactgaaataaaataaattagaaaaaaaGTTCTCAAATGTGCACTTTCTACTTTGAGCCTGGTTTCAAGTATATTAAAATTAAAGGTCTTCAAACAGCCCTTAGACAACAGCCCTTTAAATAGGCTAAAAATCATTTGCAACCCTCTCTTTAAAGGTAAGCTATATTACACAGACATACCCCAATTTCCTAAACAGGTATCACTTCATATAGGAAAACCACATACAGATAGCCTGCATATGATTGTGTATGGCAAATGAATGCATGACAGTTTCACCATTTGTACACATATTGATAAAACGATTGTTTCTCACTGTTTTGCTTGCAATGGCTTCTCACCGAGTATATGCAATGTGTAAACGTGGCAAAACAAGTATTTGTACAGGAACTATTGCAGTGAATCAGCTTTAAGACTGCAATTAATCCTGGGCACACTTACCTCACAGTACCGTAAGTCCCACTAcggtcttacttctgagcaaacatacgTAAGATTACACTGCACAAGAACAGAGCACACTATACAAAGAGGCACTTTAAACAACAAGAACGGATCTGTAAAACTTCAAAAACTGCATTTGTTATGCAGGGAAGAGCTCTTTTTGATTGTCATTTCAAAAGTTACAAAGAAATAAACATAAAGTTGTGCATAAATCTGCAAATTAGGGGAAATAATATGGTCAAGGCATGTCCATTATAGTAGTGCACTTTTTATTCTAGCTAGCTATCGTCCTTTAATGCTGATTCCATCTAGGTATTTCTAACAAGAAATCTCATCATTTGGGGCCAATTCACATCACTCCACATGTGACAAACCATTCTTTTCTTTCCCAGATTCAAATATCACCTGCAGTGTCCAACAGGTCAAGCCACCACCCAAACCTCAAGCTGTTTAGTATGAAAGTACAATTTACGCTCAAGGTGAACTACTCACCTAACCCATTCATTATGGGCCTGGCACAATCTGGGCTGGAAAATGTGTCTAATGATAAAGCGCAATAAAAGAGCAGCAAATGAGAAGTCATCACTCAGTGGAAGTTCACACGAAGTTGCTGTCACCAAGCAATGAATATGCAAGCCAGCACAGATCAAGCACTCGAGTCTAGAAAACATGCAGGTTACTTCTCAATGTTCACTCACTCTTCTGCAACTGCTCATTGAATGAGATACATACATGGTGTAATTTCTTACTCCTCAAtggagtgtatatatatatatacatacacagctcagaagaggaaaaaatatataatccaTGACCAGCCCATTGCCATTGTGGTGCATTTTGCTTCTGGTgaaatttgaaaactgaaaaggcTTATTTTGAAAAAGGAGAGCCCTTATATCTCAGGGTTGGCAACATTTCTCACCTGCAGAGAAGAAAAAAGGGATGGCAAACACTTCCGACATGGACTGCACTGCCAAACAAGTTTCATACCCCTTTCATAAGGTGTCTGTGCCACTATCATTACACTCTAATACTGAGATGAGCATAAAGCAATTACTGCTAGCATACTTCGTGCCTTTTCCGTCTGCCCTCCTGAAACGTTACTTCTGGATTCCTGGTTTAGAGCAGCTAGAAAGTCCTTTGTCAAAAGGAAAGGCCTACATAGAAGGCGTTGTGACTGGAGTCCATGTAGAAGAAAGTCTAGCATGCACTGATGCATCATATTGACTGTCGGCAATGTCTGTGGGGTTCCCACTGTCGTACAATGGAGATCCTGAGGAAGGGGTGGTGACAGAATGAGGGAGGGTGGGATAGTGGGTCGTGGAGCCTCGTAAAAACTGGGATCCTATCCCACTGGGCATCCCACCTGACTGTGACACAGGTGAGACGGTGCTGTTGCTGACAGACCACAGGTTGGGATACTGGctgcaagagaaagaaagaaagatttcagAATGCAAGCTTGATTTGGGCCCCCAGTCTTGCCTCCTGAACAGAATGTTGAACTTGGACTCTCTCCAGTCACGTAGGCATTGCATAGCCTTGGAGAGTTTATTCTTCCAGCCTCCAAGCCCCAGCTGCAAGAGTGGGGATAGAAGATGTCACACTGGGTTCTAACATCAGATAATTATGAATCCCTTCCTCCAACTTGGTGGTACATAGTAATTTCTATATTATGGTACCGACTCATTTGGCCATTCTGCAAAATGGAGAAATGTTACAGAATTTGTTTGCTTGCACACAGTCCCTCTGGAATCCTGCTGGCAGCCATAGAACATTAAAATACCCAACAgctcttagaacaggggtcctcaaactttttaaacagggggccagttcactgtccctcagacactggtGGGGGCTGGACTACAGTTTGAAAAaacatatgaatgaattcctatgcacactgcacatattttatttgcagtgcaatacaaaatgtttaggggtatgcgtccccctgcacccccccccggggaaaaaaagcactggttgggtGTATCATACAAAGAGCCTCCTTCCTATGCTACTCTATTAAGCCCTGACTGActgaaactgctgccagtcagtgtaggcaatactgagctaggtggaacaATGGTTGGAAACTTGCTTAGCGCAAAAGGGTAGGAGAAGCTGTGAAAATCTGGAGAATGCTGCAGCTGGATCCAGCCAAAGGCTCACTTAGCCTGGAGCACTCGAAGTGGGGACATACACGATCTGTTCTCTCCTCCTATTTCCCAATTCCCAAAGGAAGGGAAGTGAGAAGGAGGGCGGGCCGGCAGCGCAAGCGAGGGCTCGCCTTTGTTGCCTCCCTTCCCGCAGAACAAGCCTGCTCTGTGGGGCTTTCAGTGTGGCGCCTCCTCCTCAGAGGAGACCCGCAAGTGGCAGAGGTGGCTGCCAAGGTAGGGGCACTGAGACACGGCCGGATCAGATGAATGCCCGTCTCGTTTGTTCATGAGCAAGCCCCTCGGAGGTTAACCTGGTTGCAAGCGCGTTTTAGAGCTTGTAATGGGGAAATGGGGCAGTGGCAATCCTGCACCTGCTTCCATCGGGAATAAGGCCCAGGGAAGGGGGCGGTGCTGGCTCTGCCCGGGCAGGCCAGGTTCAGAACCCTGGCCAGGTTCAGAAGCCATAGTTTCAGGACCCCTGTCTTAGAATTATATTTTCCCTATTTTTGACAATTAGTATGCAGATTAGGTTTACAGCAGAATTTTAGGGTCTTCAACCGAATTGGGAAATCCTTCAAAGGGAAATAAAGCCCCACCTCATCCGAGGCCCTTAAGACAAGTCCATAGGAAGGAGAAGTAGTTGCATCCCccactcctttaaaaaaactaattgTAACCCCTTTAGCCTCCTTGCAAGTCAGGTGTGGAGAACATGTTCTGTCCAGTGGGCTGGATTCCAAATACCCCAACACACACAGgtcattttgacaggtgggtgagaCGCCCACCTGTAAATCACCTGACACCACAATGATGTCTACTgactcaaaacaaaaaaacaaatctttTGTGGGCACAACTTACTTCAGGTATGGGGCAGGTTGgtatggtttgggggaaatggcctaaCGGGCCCAACTGGGATGTGTGCTGGGCCTAATTAGGCTTTCAGGCCAGAGATTTCCCACACCCAATATCAGTGTTCCTTCCTCAGCAGTTTTCCTAATGAAAAAGTCCACATTCCAGATTATAGAAATTTGATGGCTTCCTTGCTCAGGGAATACAGCCTACCTGGAGCTGGTTGGTGGACCGGTACTGTGACTCATAGGCAGCATGCTTGTCGGGGGTGGGACACCTAAACTGGACCAGTTGTCATGGGATTGGAGCATAGAAAGGCAGGCTGAAGAGCTATCACCATATGCTGCTGTAAAGGAAAGCATCTGTATGAGAAGTGCAGCCCTTATTTCAGGTGCAAATATATGCTctagaaatatttatatttatacttggCAAGGAGCGGGAGAGTCAAAGTGATTTGTTTTACTCCTTTGGTTTTGTTTGTGGACTATAGATGGAATTATGCACAGACAAGTGTTTTGATTCAGGTACCTGGTTCAGCAAGGAAAAGGCTTTGGGCACAGACAGTCTCTAACTGAGTGCTGCTTCTTGCCAGCATTGGTGTACATCTGAGAAATAGGCATATACCAGATTCCCACAGAGAATGAACAATAAATGATATTAATAATAAGCTTGTCAAGGAGAAGTAAAACAAAAATCACTTGGCTCACGCACACACAAAGCATTAATAAGCAACAAGGCAGAgtgaaaaataaatcaaatcactGTATGCTACTTCTTGACAACAGTCATCGAGTGCACTATGAACAGTTTTTTGTCCATTCTCTATGTTCATGTTGGTATTTGATCAGTCAGTTGATTCCCCACAATAGCAAACCACCAGAGGccagtaataaataaaaaaaacttacttGGAGAATTGGTTCTATGAGTGTATGGATTCGGATAAGGGGCAGGGCGGTGATTCCTCAGGGATGAGTACCTTTCGCAACTGTGAGCAGGGGAGAGTGACAGAGGCGCTCCAAACTGTGGGTGAGGATTGGCAGGAGGACACAGAGTCCCTGTTCCAGGAATCAGCCAGCCACCTACTGCAAGAAGAGGAGACATTTCACTAGGCCAACAAGACCTGTGAGCAACTGATGTCCCGGAGCACCATGTAACTAAATCCTTTTATTTACAGAGGAGCTACAAAAATGGCATCATTGTTATaagttctcccccctcccccaacaaccaGGCTGTATTTCAATTATTGGTTTAACTAGTTTGCTTCTATGactatgttgtaagctgccctgaatcccaacttgggagaaagacACTATATAAacgacataaataaataaataggaataatTGCCCCGCTTGTGATGTCATCAAACTCTGCATTCCACTTCCAGCAAGGGTAACATCACACTAAAATACCCAAAAACTTTACACTACTGCCAGCATTCATAGATTTCAAGGGGATTTCAAAGAGCCTCTTTCAGAATTTGTGAGATGTTTGGCCTAGTGtttgcattttattcatttagggCAGTGAAACTGCACTAGCTGTTCTTCTGTATTTCCAGTCTGTTTTCAGTGCCATGGATATAAAGGCTTCCGTGCTTTCTTCCCTACATCAAAGATTATAGATACAGGCCTCTGCCATTAAAAGCAATCAAGAGTTTCAGTGACAACTTCAGTGGGATATGGACTGTTTGCAGGCATAGGTTTACTTTTGGGCAAGGCATTATGAAATGTACAAATTCTATCCTGGCTCAAGAAGGTAGTTGCCAGTGTACAATAGGTTGGAAtttaattaagttttactcagagcagacccactgaaattaatgaatgtgactaagttaagtccattaatttcagtgggtctactctgagtaaaagttagttgtgAATACATCCCATATTGTATTACTTAATTGTTCACAATCCCATTGTTCCCCAGTGTGTGCTTTGGGGAAACTGGGTGCAGATTCTTCTTCTCCCTCAATGTTCAGAAGGAGCAGGGGCATAAAAAAAAGGTTGAGCCCTACTACACTAATGGATCTCACTataagaacttttaaaaatatactgttGGTGGTCTTTGTGATTAAATATACGGCACACAATTAGAAAAATGCAAACCCATAGATATAggcaaaagaaacaaaagtaGCTACAATGTTTTGGAAAAGGGCACATTTACAAGTCAACACTTTGACTTGTACTATATTTATGTAAAATATCCTTAGATACATAGCAAAAAAGGTACCTGAGCAAAGAAGAACTGATTTTGGAGGCATACTATAAAATAATTTTCAGAAGAGAGCTTAGACATACATTGCGAATACCCTGACTGCTGACCATCTCCCACTTCATCCATCATGTCCTTGTGGTCACTTCTGCCAAAGAAATCATATTTTGTAGCCAAAAAAGATTTAATTCTTTGCAGAAATATGATTcttaaatacaactgaaagcaGACAACAGATCTCACCTTTCTTTTGCATCAAGAAAAGCTTTTGCAAAGGGATTGTACTTAATTTTTAAAGCTGTTatctaaaaaaaacacaaacaaaaagtcTCAAATTCAAATgacattttaacacatttttttcataAAGTAGTCACACAACATTTCTACCCTCCCCTGGGTAGTTCACAATGGTTTCTAGTGGGGAAATGGCTCAGAATGGAATTAACAAAACAGCAGCTAAACAGCTCACACACTGCAACAGCATACTTTGAAAACATTCTCTCCACCataacctccccccacccctttgcctGATTTAAATGCCTGGTTTTATTATCCTGTTAAGGAAGTACATAAGAGGGGGGGATACACTAAAAACAGTTATAAAAAGTTTCAGGTTTCTGGGTAACACAACAGTGAAAAATACCTTGATCATGAATATTACGGTCACATTAAAAACATAGTAGTTAACAtcttttgaaacaaaattttaaaaaaattcctcccagcagcaccttagagaccaactaagtttgtttttggtatgagctttcatgtgcatgcacacttcttcagatacctcgtgtgcatgcacacgaaagctcataccaaaaacaaacttagttggtctctgaggtgctactgggaggaattttttattttgtttcgactatggcagaccaatacagctacctacctgtaactagaacatctTTTGAGTTATTAATCGAGCATACATAATATAACAGCAAAGGACTAGTATCACACCTTTACCAGTTGTTATTCAAGGAAACACAAGAAGTTAAAATTTCATATGTGGGAAACAGCAAGTGCTGCTTGCAGAATTAACAGAAGACTGGTCAACAATTTGGTTTCGGGCTCCTTAATTGCTCATTGTGTGTTTCACATAACGCGATATTGGAAAATGTGTGTCCCCATCCCCCGCCCCCGCACATACTGTTTTGGAAATTATTTATGCTGAAAGCGGTGTTTAGAGGCAAATACACATTTCCATCtttggaaataaaaaatatacaccACTTGAGGGCTTTTTAATGACTTGTTTATAAAATTTCCTAAATAAGCAAATACATTTGGTGGGCTTGCCTTCATTTCCAGCTTTTGGGGGAAAACAATGTTTAAGTGTTACTGCTGCTTATGCAGTTTGATTAGTTATACTACTTTGGTATCAGTTCTGAAAATAACATTTTTCATAAAATGTTGACCCAGAAACTGTAATGACAACAAATCCTGAATCTGCTCCTGTGTTTAATTGGATACTGAAAGCTAGAAATATAATAGTTATGATTAAACTTTAGCAACTGATTCAGACACAACAGGCTAGACTGGTGGTTACTTATTACATTCTTAGAAAGAGGACACATATAAAGCAAGATTAAAATTTATATAAACATACCCAAGCAACTCTTTACCCTATCTTGGCAACTAAGCAATCACATTATTTACATTCCTTTACACTACTCTAAATGAGAAACTGTGTGCTTTTAGGTTATAGTACAGGTTAAAGTTATGCAGCAACATAAATAACATCACATATTGGTCCATGGTGAAGCTACTCTTGATATTTCAATAGTTATTTTCTCACATTAAGTAATCAAGTTTGGGATTTTCCAGTACTTTTTTCAGCtgacagggtggggggatgcaatcaaacattttaaaatattgatttttacATCCTCTCTCAATTTACA
Encoded here:
- the TBXT gene encoding T-box transcription factor T, yielding MTSPSTDSSGKSLQYRVDHLLSAVENELQAGSEKGDPTERELRVTLEESELWLRFKELTNEMIVTKNGRQLSFVSKIMLNSLHKYEPRIHIVRVGGPQRMITSHSFPETQFIAVTAYQNEEITALKIKYNPFAKAFLDAKERSDHKDMMDEVGDGQQSGYSQLGGWLIPGTGTLCPPANPHPQFGAPLSLSPAHSCERYSSLRNHRPAPYPNPYTHRTNSPTAYGDSSSACLSMLQSHDNWSSLGVPPPTSMLPMSHSTGPPTSSSQYPNLWSVSNSTVSPVSQSGGMPSGIGSQFLRGSTTHYPTLPHSVTTPSSGSPLYDSGNPTDIADSQYDASVHARLSSTWTPVTTPSM